The Oligoflexia bacterium DNA segment ATGGCATTTCACTCATATTCATTTCCTAAAATTAGAGGTTTAAATTTAACCGACAAAAATTATCTTGCTGCCTTGAGCTTCAAATTCTACATCAAAAAGCTTAAGATCCTTAAGTTCGTTTTTCACAGCATTTTGTTTGCCTGGTTCACAAAATACCATGAGAAATCCCCCACCACCAGCTCCTAAAATCTTACCACCCCAAGCACCTGCCTTTAGGGCTTGCTCGTACCATTTGTCTATCTGGGAACTAGATATATTAGAGGCCACAGACTTTTTTAGCGTCCATGCGTCGTGAAGTAGCTTTCCAAAAGACTCTAATGACTTATTTGCTTCAAGGACTGTCTTCATTTTTCGAGCGATTTGAGCCATATCACTTAATGTTTGGCGCTTTGCTTTGGTGTTCTCTTTTTGTTCTTGAAGAATACTTTTAGCCGCTCGTGTTTGACCGGTGTAAAAAAGCATGCAATGGGCTTCTAATGCATTTTTTGTATCACTGGTACAAACGATCGGATCAACAGTTACATCGCCTGAAGATTTAAATTGAATGAACTGTAAGCCCCCGTAGGCTGAGATGTATTGATCTTGTTTTCCGATTGGTTCGTGAAGTTTATTAATTTCAATATCACTTGCTTCACTGGCCAATTCTTCTGCAGTTTGAAATTTACCTAAGTATCCTTTTACAGCGTGAAGCATGGCGACGGTAAAACTTGAACTAGAACCAAGCCCTGTGCCAGCTGGAATATCAGCCATTGAAATAACTTCCACCCCACCTTGAGGCAAATACTGACTAAGCACATATTTAAAAATAGGATGTTCAATATCTTTGACGTGATTTTGGATTTCTGTTTTTGAATAACTCAATCGAATTGTATTATCAAAGCGCTTATTAATTGTGATGTGCATATATTTATTAAGTGCTGTTGAAAGTACGGCACCGTCTTCTTCTTGATAAAAACTAGGAAGATCAGTACCTCCGCCCGCAAAACTTAACCTAAAGGGTGTTCGTGAAATAATCACCGATTCGTTCCTCAAAAA contains these protein-coding regions:
- a CDS encoding GHMP kinase, translating into MIISRTPFRLSFAGGGTDLPSFYQEEDGAVLSTALNKYMHITINKRFDNTIRLSYSKTEIQNHVKDIEHPIFKYVLSQYLPQGGVEVISMADIPAGTGLGSSSSFTVAMLHAVKGYLGKFQTAEELASEASDIEINKLHEPIGKQDQYISAYGGLQFIQFKSSGDVTVDPIVCTSDTKNALEAHCMLFYTGQTRAAKSILQEQKENTKAKRQTLSDMAQIARKMKTVLEANKSLESFGKLLHDAWTLKKSVASNISSSQIDKWYEQALKAGAWGGKILGAGGGGFLMVFCEPGKQNAVKNELKDLKLFDVEFEAQGSKIIFVG